The following proteins are encoded in a genomic region of Thiomonas sp. X19:
- the rnhA gene encoding ribonuclease HI — translation MSTSSDKTVHAYTDGACKGNPGPGGWGVLLQAAGARKELFGGEALTTNNRMELMAAIMALESLRKPCEVQLFTDSQYVLKGMTEWLPGWKARGWKTADRKPVKNVDLWQRLEQALAPHTVQWVWVRGHNGDAGNEAADALANRGVDSVLRAA, via the coding sequence ATGAGCACATCCTCTGACAAAACCGTCCATGCCTATACCGATGGCGCCTGCAAAGGCAACCCGGGTCCGGGTGGCTGGGGTGTGCTGCTGCAAGCCGCGGGCGCCCGCAAGGAGCTGTTCGGCGGCGAGGCGCTGACCACGAACAACCGCATGGAATTGATGGCCGCCATCATGGCACTCGAGTCGCTGCGCAAACCCTGCGAGGTGCAGTTGTTCACCGATTCGCAATATGTGCTCAAGGGCATGACCGAATGGCTGCCGGGCTGGAAGGCGCGCGGCTGGAAAACGGCGGACCGCAAGCCGGTGAAAAATGTCGATCTCTGGCAGCGGCTGGAGCAGGCGCTGGCGCCGCATACCGTGCAGTGGGTCTGGGTGCGTGGGCACAACGGCGACGCGGGTAACGAAGCCGCCGACGCCTTGGCCAATCGGGGTGTGGACAGCGTGTTACGCGCGGCCTGA
- the dnaQ gene encoding DNA polymerase III subunit epsilon — translation MTRQIVLDTETTGLNPASGDRIIEVAAVELFKRRRSGAHFQRYVNPQRPSHPDALRVHGLTEEFLADKPLFGQVVADLLDFVRDAEVIIHNAAFDVGFLDAEFDRLGLPPFAQHCGSITDSLTLARTQFPGKFNSLDALCKRFGVDNTRRTLHGALLDAELLAEVYVWLTRGQDSLVMELDGPELLAESDPVDLSGFVLPVQLADDTELQAHAAILQSLDKGCASGSVWRQDPAGLQSA, via the coding sequence ATGACACGTCAAATCGTTCTCGACACCGAAACCACCGGGCTCAATCCGGCATCCGGCGACCGCATCATCGAGGTGGCGGCGGTCGAACTGTTCAAGCGCCGCAGGTCCGGGGCGCATTTCCAGCGCTACGTCAACCCGCAGCGCCCCAGCCATCCGGACGCCTTGCGCGTGCATGGTCTGACCGAGGAATTTCTGGCGGACAAGCCCCTGTTCGGGCAGGTGGTGGCCGATCTGCTCGACTTCGTGCGCGACGCCGAAGTCATCATCCACAACGCCGCCTTCGACGTCGGTTTTCTCGACGCCGAGTTCGATCGCCTGGGCCTGCCGCCCTTCGCCCAGCATTGCGGCAGCATCACCGATTCGCTCACCTTGGCGCGCACCCAATTCCCCGGCAAATTCAACAGTCTCGACGCCCTGTGCAAGCGTTTCGGCGTGGACAACACCAGGCGGACCTTGCACGGAGCCTTGCTGGACGCCGAGCTTCTGGCCGAGGTTTATGTCTGGCTCACGCGAGGCCAGGACAGCCTCGTGATGGAACTCGACGGCCCCGAGCTGCTTGCCGAGTCCGATCCGGTCGACCTAAGCGGCTTTGTCCTTCCCGTGCAACTGGCCGACGACACCGAGTTGCAAGCCCACGCGGCCATTCTCCAAAGCCTCGACAAGGGTTGCGCATCCGGCTCGGTCTGGAGGCAAGACCCCGCCGGCCTTCAGTCCGCTTGA
- the pgsA gene encoding CDP-diacylglycerol--glycerol-3-phosphate 3-phosphatidyltransferase, with translation MTVPTFLTWLRVAAIPLILGVYALPHGWLAPPDRNLIATVLFILSAITDWFDGFLARRWNQTSAFGAFLDPVADKLMVSATLLVLLELSRIGALVALIIIGREIAISALREWMARIGQSRKVAVNWLGKVKTATQMVAIPFLLYDGRLFGLIPTSVWGTWLLDIAAALTLWSMLYYFKLALAGIKLSE, from the coding sequence ATGACAGTGCCGACCTTCCTGACCTGGCTGCGGGTGGCAGCCATTCCGCTCATCCTCGGTGTGTATGCGCTGCCGCATGGCTGGCTGGCGCCGCCGGACCGCAACCTGATCGCCACGGTGCTCTTCATCCTGAGCGCCATCACCGACTGGTTCGACGGCTTCCTCGCACGCCGCTGGAACCAGACTTCCGCCTTCGGCGCCTTCCTCGACCCGGTGGCCGACAAGCTGATGGTGTCGGCCACGCTGCTGGTGCTGCTGGAACTCTCGCGCATCGGTGCGCTGGTGGCGCTCATCATCATCGGCCGCGAAATCGCCATCTCCGCGCTGCGCGAATGGATGGCGCGCATCGGCCAGTCGCGCAAGGTGGCGGTGAACTGGCTGGGCAAGGTGAAGACGGCCACGCAGATGGTGGCCATTCCATTCCTGCTCTACGACGGCCGCCTGTTCGGCCTCATTCCCACGTCCGTGTGGGGAACCTGGCTGCTGGACATTGCCGCGGCGCTCACGCTCTGGTCCATGCTGTATTACTTCAAGCTGGCGCTCGCCGGCATCAAGCTGTCGGAATGA
- a CDS encoding HU family DNA-binding protein: MNKTELIEHIAKKSDISKAAATRALDSMIEGVKVTLKKGGTVTLIGFGTFAVTKRPARTGRNPRTGAAIKIKAAKVPKFRPGKGLKDALN, encoded by the coding sequence GTGAATAAAACAGAATTGATCGAACACATCGCCAAAAAATCCGACATCTCCAAGGCCGCTGCCACGCGCGCGCTTGACTCGATGATCGAGGGTGTGAAGGTCACGCTCAAAAAAGGTGGCACGGTCACCCTCATCGGTTTCGGCACCTTTGCCGTCACCAAGCGTCCGGCTCGTACCGGTCGTAATCCGCGCACCGGCGCAGCCATCAAGATCAAGGCCGCCAAGGTTCCGAAGTTCCGTCCGGGCAAGGGCTTGAAGGACGCGTTGAACTGA
- a CDS encoding class I SAM-dependent methyltransferase has translation MNPEVSASISLDSWLKTPSGRYALSWEQGQLDRVVADIFGFHAVQLGLAPLHALSHNRMPHRWLVQGAPNGQQLLRNRPLLCQDLLQAEPSPIYTDPQFITAAAAQPGPGQAAAELAQVVPAGRRTEALVCEFTDLPFATQSLDLVVLPHALEVVSDPHACLREVDRVMVAGGQVVITGFNALSLWGARQALGRLGGPLYLPQQGEFISPRRVRDWLRLLSFEVTAGRYGCYRPAACTQPWLDRWRFMEKAGDRWWPMLGAVYMLVATKRVRSMRLVGKVWKSPREKARATQPVAHGRDALGSLQHPESTPRHHEHIL, from the coding sequence GTGAATCCCGAAGTCAGCGCGAGTATAAGTCTCGACTCGTGGTTGAAAACCCCGAGCGGGCGCTATGCGCTGAGCTGGGAGCAGGGGCAGCTGGACCGCGTCGTGGCAGACATCTTCGGCTTTCATGCGGTGCAGCTCGGGTTGGCTCCGCTGCATGCGCTGTCCCACAACCGCATGCCGCATCGCTGGCTGGTTCAGGGGGCACCCAACGGCCAGCAGTTGCTTCGCAACAGGCCGCTGCTCTGCCAGGATTTGCTCCAGGCCGAGCCATCGCCCATCTACACCGATCCGCAATTCATCACGGCTGCCGCGGCACAGCCCGGACCCGGCCAGGCTGCGGCCGAGCTGGCGCAAGTGGTGCCTGCCGGTCGCAGGACCGAGGCCCTGGTGTGCGAATTCACCGACCTGCCATTCGCCACGCAAAGCCTGGATCTGGTCGTGCTGCCGCATGCGCTTGAAGTGGTCTCCGACCCGCACGCCTGCCTGCGCGAAGTCGACCGCGTGATGGTCGCCGGCGGGCAAGTCGTGATTACCGGCTTCAATGCCTTGAGCCTGTGGGGCGCACGCCAGGCCCTTGGCCGCCTCGGCGGCCCGCTCTACCTGCCGCAGCAGGGCGAATTCATCTCGCCACGACGCGTGCGCGACTGGCTGCGCCTGCTCAGCTTCGAGGTCACGGCGGGGCGTTACGGCTGCTACCGCCCCGCTGCCTGCACCCAGCCCTGGCTGGACCGCTGGCGCTTCATGGAGAAGGCCGGCGACCGCTGGTGGCCCATGCTGGGCGCGGTGTACATGCTCGTGGCCACCAAGCGCGTGCGCTCCATGCGCCTGGTCGGCAAGGTGTGGAAGTCGCCGCGCGAAAAGGCTCGCGCCACGCAACCCGTTGCGCATGGACGCGACGCGCTGGGTTCGCTCCAGCATCCTGAATCAACCCCCCGACACCATGAGCACATCCTCTGA
- a CDS encoding tartrate dehydrogenase, producing the protein MPSDAQHKQPSKPLRIAVIPGDGIGLEVIPEGLRVLAAAAQRFDLKLDLRHFDFASCDYYLRHGRMLPDDWKEQLTSFDAIFFGAVGCPEKVPDHVSLWGSLLQFRREFDQYVNLRPARLMPGLRSPLAGLAPGDVDLLIVRENTEGEYSNAGGRMFAGTAREMALQETVMTRHGVDRVLHFAFEQAAKRPRRLLTSATKSNGISITMPFWDERVHAVAAEHTLVRWNQFHIDALCARLVQRPQDFDVIVGSNLFGDILSDLAPALCGTLGIAPSANLNPERKFPSLFEPVHGSAPDIAGRGIANPIGQIWSAALMLDFLDHPEAAAAIVAAIEAVLAPGSGAPLTPDLGGKNRTQDLGNAIAQAVRCS; encoded by the coding sequence ATGCCGTCCGATGCACAACACAAGCAGCCATCGAAACCCTTGCGCATTGCCGTGATTCCCGGCGATGGCATTGGTCTGGAGGTGATTCCCGAGGGGCTGCGGGTGCTCGCAGCCGCAGCGCAGCGTTTTGATCTCAAGCTGGACTTGCGCCATTTCGACTTCGCCTCGTGCGACTACTACCTGCGCCACGGCCGCATGCTGCCGGACGACTGGAAGGAACAACTCACCAGCTTCGATGCCATCTTTTTCGGCGCTGTGGGCTGCCCCGAAAAGGTGCCAGACCATGTCTCCCTGTGGGGTTCACTGCTGCAATTCCGCCGCGAATTCGATCAGTACGTCAACCTGCGCCCGGCGCGTCTCATGCCCGGCCTGCGCTCGCCACTCGCGGGTTTGGCGCCGGGCGATGTCGACCTGCTCATCGTGCGCGAGAACACCGAGGGCGAATACTCCAATGCCGGCGGGCGCATGTTCGCCGGCACCGCGCGCGAAATGGCGTTGCAGGAAACCGTGATGACGCGTCACGGTGTGGACCGCGTGCTGCACTTCGCCTTCGAGCAGGCGGCAAAGCGCCCGCGCCGGCTGTTGACCTCGGCCACCAAGTCCAACGGCATCTCCATCACCATGCCCTTCTGGGACGAGCGCGTGCATGCGGTGGCGGCCGAACACACGCTGGTGCGCTGGAACCAGTTCCACATCGACGCGCTGTGCGCCCGCCTGGTGCAGCGTCCGCAGGACTTCGACGTCATCGTCGGCAGCAATTTGTTCGGCGACATCCTGAGCGACCTCGCCCCGGCGCTGTGCGGCACGCTCGGCATCGCGCCTTCGGCCAATCTCAATCCCGAGCGCAAATTTCCATCGCTGTTCGAGCCGGTGCATGGCTCGGCTCCGGACATCGCCGGGCGAGGCATCGCCAACCCCATTGGCCAGATCTGGAGCGCGGCGCTGATGCTCGATTTTCTCGACCATCCCGAGGCCGCTGCCGCCATTGTTGCCGCCATTGAAGCCGTGCTCGCGCCCGGCAGCGGTGCGCCGCTTACGCCAGACCTCGGGGGCAAGAACAGGACGCAGGATCTGGGCAATGCCATTGCGCAGGCCGTGCGCTGCAGTTAA
- a CDS encoding DMT family transporter: MKAVLDIPPRDAAAPWASFALRLMPWVFVVIWSTGFIVARYGMPYAPPLKFLCLRYGASLALLLLVASGLRVRWPQSRRQWLHLAIVGLLMQAGYLGGVWAAVKHGIGPGTVALIVGLQPLLTALLVSLAGHRVRALQWFGLLLGFAGLGLVVARQLEQGTLSGTNLGLALFALCCISAGTLWQKRYVVTTPVWTAAAVQIGAALLVSLPFAGLEAEPVVFNMQLIGALAWSVLALTLGASSLLYLLIQRGAAVQVTSLIYWVPPVTALMSWWLFDERLGPTTWTGMALVAAGVLAVTRSRA, translated from the coding sequence ATGAAAGCCGTACTGGACATCCCGCCTCGGGATGCAGCCGCGCCGTGGGCAAGCTTTGCCCTGCGCCTCATGCCCTGGGTCTTCGTCGTCATCTGGAGCACCGGCTTCATCGTCGCGCGCTATGGCATGCCGTATGCCCCGCCGCTGAAATTTCTCTGCCTGCGCTACGGCGCCTCGCTGGCCCTGTTGCTGCTCGTGGCTTCGGGTCTGCGCGTGCGCTGGCCACAGTCGCGCCGCCAGTGGCTGCATCTGGCCATCGTGGGTTTGCTGATGCAGGCCGGCTACCTCGGCGGGGTCTGGGCGGCTGTCAAGCATGGCATCGGTCCTGGGACGGTGGCGCTGATCGTCGGCCTGCAGCCCTTGCTCACGGCCCTGCTCGTGTCGCTGGCCGGTCACAGGGTGCGGGCGCTGCAGTGGTTCGGCCTGTTGCTGGGCTTCGCCGGGCTGGGCCTGGTGGTGGCGCGGCAACTGGAGCAGGGCACACTCTCGGGCACCAATCTGGGGCTGGCACTGTTCGCCCTGTGCTGCATCAGCGCCGGAACCCTGTGGCAAAAGCGCTATGTAGTCACCACGCCGGTGTGGACGGCGGCTGCGGTGCAGATTGGCGCGGCCTTGTTGGTCAGCCTGCCGTTCGCGGGGCTTGAGGCCGAGCCGGTGGTGTTCAATATGCAACTCATCGGTGCCCTGGCCTGGTCGGTGCTGGCCCTCACGCTGGGCGCGAGTTCCCTGCTTTACCTGTTGATTCAGCGCGGTGCGGCGGTGCAGGTCACCAGCCTCATCTACTGGGTGCCACCCGTCACGGCGCTCATGAGCTGGTGGTTGTTCGACGAGCGCCTGGGGCCAACCACCTGGACCGGCATGGCGCTGGTGGCCGCCGGGGTGCTGGCGGTGACGCGTTCCAGGGCGTGA
- a CDS encoding transglycosylase SLT domain-containing protein: MRRLKFWALAAVVVMAAGCAAVPPSSNSSASSSWSTDASATALGQNPSAIQQAPLATPPDVAQIARDDAMEMQAAKQAADHADVLYTNIWQRIRAGFAIPDMDGPAMVPYVNQAVQWYSTRPDYVARMTERSRKYLYYIVQEVERRHLPTELALLPFVESAFNPDAMSSAQASGMWQFIPSTGKHFKLKQTLFQDDRRDVMASTKAALDYLTKLHTMFGNWQLALAAYNWGEGGVQRAMTYNQAKGLPVSYGALNMPIETRNYYPKLQAVKDIIADPAKYGITLPDVPDHPYFKPVIITQDIDVDLAAKLANMTVREFRSLNPSYNKPVILAATKPKILLPYDNATAFEQAVADYQGPLSTWTTYVVRSTATPFQLARNLRLTEATLRDVNNIPLRTLVKAGSTLLIPKPPQDDQNVSKHAVENAVLALAPDIPPGRRQRLIAGPNDTPFTVAHRYGLSPAEVAQWNHIAEGGRFRPRSIIVVYSRRPVFKQHEIILAQRDKRRIVRVADRRKITHTTKRSLRYSIHTSFRHDLKVAQR; this comes from the coding sequence TTGAGACGACTGAAATTCTGGGCCCTGGCTGCCGTGGTTGTGATGGCAGCCGGTTGCGCCGCCGTCCCGCCATCATCCAATTCCTCAGCCTCCTCTTCCTGGTCGACCGACGCCTCGGCCACGGCACTCGGACAAAACCCCTCCGCCATCCAGCAAGCACCGCTGGCCACGCCGCCGGACGTGGCGCAAATCGCCCGCGACGATGCGATGGAAATGCAGGCCGCCAAACAGGCAGCCGACCATGCCGATGTGCTCTACACCAACATCTGGCAGCGCATTCGCGCCGGCTTCGCCATTCCCGACATGGACGGCCCGGCCATGGTCCCCTACGTCAACCAGGCCGTGCAGTGGTACAGCACCCGGCCCGACTATGTCGCCCGCATGACCGAGCGCTCGCGCAAATACCTCTACTACATCGTGCAGGAAGTCGAGCGCCGTCACTTGCCCACCGAGCTTGCACTGCTGCCTTTCGTCGAAAGCGCCTTCAACCCCGATGCCATGTCCTCGGCCCAGGCCTCGGGCATGTGGCAGTTCATCCCCTCCACGGGCAAGCATTTCAAGCTGAAGCAAACCCTGTTCCAGGACGATCGGCGCGACGTCATGGCCTCGACCAAGGCCGCGCTGGACTACCTCACCAAGTTGCACACCATGTTCGGCAACTGGCAACTCGCTCTGGCGGCCTACAACTGGGGCGAAGGTGGGGTGCAGCGCGCCATGACCTACAACCAGGCCAAGGGCCTTCCGGTGAGTTATGGCGCGCTGAACATGCCGATCGAGACGCGCAACTATTACCCGAAGTTGCAAGCGGTGAAAGACATCATCGCCGACCCGGCGAAGTACGGCATCACCCTGCCGGACGTGCCCGATCACCCCTATTTCAAACCCGTCATCATCACCCAGGACATCGACGTGGATCTGGCGGCCAAACTCGCCAACATGACAGTGCGCGAATTCCGCTCGCTCAACCCTTCCTACAACAAGCCCGTGATCCTGGCCGCGACCAAGCCGAAGATTCTGCTGCCCTACGACAACGCCACGGCGTTCGAGCAGGCAGTTGCCGATTACCAGGGTCCGCTGTCCACCTGGACCACCTATGTCGTGCGCTCCACCGCCACCCCGTTCCAGTTGGCACGCAACCTGCGCCTGACCGAGGCCACGCTGCGCGATGTCAACAACATTCCGCTGCGCACGCTGGTGAAGGCGGGCTCGACGCTGCTGATTCCAAAACCGCCGCAGGACGACCAGAACGTCAGCAAGCATGCGGTGGAAAACGCCGTGCTGGCCTTGGCGCCGGACATTCCCCCAGGGCGCAGGCAGCGCCTGATCGCCGGACCGAACGACACGCCCTTCACCGTGGCGCACCGCTATGGCTTGAGCCCGGCCGAGGTGGCGCAGTGGAACCACATTGCCGAAGGCGGGCGGTTTCGGCCACGCTCCATCATCGTGGTGTATTCGCGCCGGCCGGTGTTCAAGCAGCATGAGATCATTCTGGCGCAGCGTGACAAACGCCGCATCGTGCGGGTGGCCGATCGACGCAAAATCACACACACGACCAAGCGCTCGCTGCGCTACTCCATCCACACCTCGTTCCGGCATGACTTGAAGGTGGCGCAGCGCTAA
- the gloB gene encoding hydroxyacylglutathione hydrolase: protein MHIVALPAFRDNYIWMIHDTHRALVVDPGDAGPVEAACKAQGLELAGILVTHHHADHTGGIVDLLRARQLPVWGPAAETIPGMTHPLHDGDRIAPPGFHLEFEILQVPGHTLGHVAYFADGGPGKRLLFCGDTLFSAGCGRLFEGTPSQMLHSLDRLSSLPADSRVFCSHEYTLGNLQFARHVEPGNTAMQDYTQWCLRQRAEHQPTLPSTLERELHVNPFLRVSEPEVQAQLTAHAGHKPADRIEAFTLMRQWKNDF from the coding sequence ATGCATATCGTCGCGCTGCCAGCCTTTCGGGATAACTACATCTGGATGATCCACGACACGCATCGCGCGCTGGTGGTGGACCCGGGCGATGCCGGCCCGGTCGAGGCGGCCTGCAAGGCGCAAGGGTTGGAACTCGCTGGCATTCTAGTCACCCACCACCATGCGGATCACACCGGCGGCATCGTCGATCTGCTGCGCGCCAGGCAGCTTCCGGTGTGGGGTCCGGCAGCCGAAACCATCCCCGGCATGACCCACCCGCTGCACGATGGCGACCGCATCGCCCCGCCTGGTTTTCATCTCGAGTTCGAGATCCTGCAGGTGCCGGGGCACACCCTCGGGCACGTCGCCTACTTCGCCGATGGTGGTCCGGGCAAGCGTTTGCTGTTCTGTGGCGACACCCTGTTTTCGGCCGGATGCGGCCGCTTGTTCGAGGGCACGCCCAGCCAGATGCTGCATTCGCTCGACCGTCTGAGCAGCCTGCCCGCCGATAGCCGCGTGTTCTGCAGCCATGAATACACCCTGGGCAACTTACAATTCGCGCGGCACGTCGAGCCCGGCAATACGGCGATGCAGGATTACACGCAGTGGTGCCTCAGGCAGCGCGCAGAACACCAACCGACCCTGCCCAGCACGCTGGAGCGGGAATTGCATGTCAACCCCTTCTTGCGCGTCAGCGAGCCCGAAGTCCAGGCCCAGCTCACGGCGCATGCTGGGCACAAGCCGGCCGACCGCATCGAAGCTTTCACACTGATGCGGCAGTGGAAAAACGATTTCTGA